The following proteins are co-located in the Dyadobacter chenwenxiniae genome:
- a CDS encoding ABC transporter permease, protein MIKNYLKIAFRNLVKNKVYSAINIGGLAVGMGVAMLVGLWVADEISYNTYFKNNDRLAQVMVNQTFEGVVYTGGTVAMPTGDALRTQFKSDFKRVSLTSFTNEHTLATGEKKLRTNGRWVQADFPQMFTFKMLKGSMGSLKDPTSVLITHSLATALFGSKEPLNQIIRIDNKLDMRVAGVYEDLPRNTTFFDTKILLPWNNSENWLSKQVWWDSHDGQLFVEMADRADIEQASEKVRSLPTPHVKDLKEELLLHPMAKLHLYDEFENGKAAGGHIQFVWLVGIIGVFVLLLACINFMNLSTARNEKRAKEVGIRKAIGSLRTQLIVQFLSESMIVAFLAFVLALTLTNASFPFFNRLADKQMSIPWNSTAFWLLALGFTVLTGLVSGSYPALYLASFEPVKVLKGVFRVGRFATMPRKVLVVIQFTVSITLIIGTIVVYRQIQFAKNRTVGYTRDKLITLPLTVGLYGHYEALRNDLLQTQAVENMAESSQTPAFFSNNNSVEWRGKDPKQPTFFRDVNVTRDFGKTIGWHITEGRDFSAAFPADSLSVIMNETALKTTGLKNPIGEVVKYAGRDYTVVGIVKDMITQSPYAKTEPTVFFGSGWMGVITVRLANGIPAQEALEKVQAVFKKHDPDSPFEYKFLDQEYARKFSNEARIGNLTTFFAVLAIFISCLGLFGLASYVAEQRTKEIGIRKVLGASVANLWQLLSKDFLGLVIISCVISVPLALYFLDGWLQKYEYRTPISWWIFAVAGLGVLVIALFTVSYQAIRAALLNPVKSLKVD, encoded by the coding sequence ATGATAAAAAACTATTTAAAAATCGCATTCAGGAACCTGGTGAAAAACAAGGTTTATTCTGCCATCAACATCGGCGGATTAGCGGTTGGAATGGGCGTTGCCATGCTCGTCGGCCTTTGGGTGGCGGATGAAATTTCCTACAATACATATTTCAAAAACAATGACCGCCTTGCCCAGGTCATGGTCAATCAGACGTTTGAAGGTGTTGTTTACACGGGCGGCACGGTTGCCATGCCGACAGGAGATGCGTTAAGGACACAGTTTAAATCCGATTTCAAACGCGTTTCCCTGACTTCTTTCACCAATGAGCACACGCTTGCTACGGGAGAAAAAAAGCTGAGGACAAATGGAAGATGGGTGCAAGCGGACTTTCCTCAAATGTTCACATTCAAAATGTTAAAAGGGAGTATGGGGTCTTTAAAAGATCCTACATCTGTCTTGATCACGCATTCACTTGCCACGGCTTTATTCGGCTCCAAAGAACCATTAAATCAAATCATTCGGATTGATAACAAGCTGGATATGAGGGTTGCTGGCGTGTATGAAGACTTGCCTAGAAACACCACTTTTTTTGATACAAAAATATTATTACCATGGAATAACAGCGAAAACTGGCTGAGTAAGCAGGTTTGGTGGGATAGCCACGACGGGCAGCTGTTTGTGGAAATGGCGGATCGGGCGGACATTGAACAAGCAAGTGAAAAAGTGAGGAGCCTGCCCACGCCACACGTGAAAGATCTCAAAGAGGAGCTGCTTTTGCATCCGATGGCGAAGCTGCATTTGTATGATGAATTTGAAAATGGCAAGGCTGCGGGTGGGCACATTCAATTTGTGTGGCTGGTCGGCATAATTGGCGTATTTGTGTTGTTGCTGGCATGTATCAACTTTATGAATCTGAGTACTGCACGAAACGAGAAGCGCGCAAAAGAAGTAGGCATTCGCAAAGCAATCGGGTCATTACGGACGCAATTGATCGTGCAGTTTCTCAGTGAGTCTATGATCGTTGCATTTTTGGCTTTTGTGCTTGCGCTAACGCTCACGAATGCATCATTTCCTTTCTTTAATCGGCTAGCTGATAAGCAAATGTCTATTCCCTGGAACAGCACGGCTTTCTGGTTGTTAGCGCTTGGGTTTACTGTTCTTACAGGTCTTGTTTCCGGGAGTTATCCCGCATTATACCTGGCGTCGTTTGAGCCGGTAAAGGTTTTAAAAGGTGTGTTCCGCGTCGGACGGTTTGCTACAATGCCGCGTAAAGTGTTGGTGGTGATACAATTTACAGTTTCTATTACGCTCATCATTGGGACGATTGTTGTTTACCGGCAAATCCAATTTGCAAAAAACAGAACAGTGGGTTACACCCGTGACAAGCTGATTACTTTGCCCCTAACGGTTGGACTTTACGGGCATTACGAGGCTTTGCGCAATGACCTTTTACAAACGCAGGCGGTTGAAAATATGGCCGAATCCTCGCAAACACCTGCATTTTTCAGCAATAACAATAGCGTGGAATGGCGCGGAAAGGATCCCAAACAACCCACTTTTTTCCGGGACGTGAATGTTACGCGGGATTTTGGAAAAACAATTGGCTGGCATATCACTGAAGGACGTGATTTTTCTGCTGCATTTCCGGCAGATTCTTTGTCTGTTATCATGAATGAAACTGCACTGAAAACCACCGGATTGAAAAATCCCATCGGTGAAGTTGTCAAATACGCGGGCAGGGATTATACGGTTGTAGGCATTGTGAAGGATATGATAACGCAGTCGCCTTATGCGAAAACGGAGCCCACCGTTTTCTTCGGTTCGGGCTGGATGGGTGTGATAACTGTTCGCCTGGCAAACGGGATTCCGGCTCAGGAAGCTTTGGAAAAAGTACAGGCTGTTTTCAAAAAACACGATCCGGATAGTCCTTTTGAATATAAATTTTTGGATCAGGAATATGCCCGGAAATTTTCAAATGAAGCAAGAATTGGAAATCTAACCACTTTTTTTGCCGTGCTTGCGATTTTTATTTCGTGCCTCGGCTTGTTTGGGCTGGCTTCATACGTTGCGGAACAGCGGACCAAGGAAATTGGCATCCGAAAGGTGTTAGGCGCTTCTGTTGCCAATTTATGGCAATTGCTCTCAAAAGATTTCCTTGGTCTGGTGATTATTTCCTGCGTGATTTCCGTCCCGCTAGCCTTGTATTTTCTCGATGGCTGGCTGCAAAAATACGAATATCGCACGCCCATTTCCTGGTGGATTTTTGCGGTAGCAGGTTTGGGAGTATTGGTAATAGCCCTATTTACAGTTAGTTATCAGGCGATTAGAGCTGCTTTGCTTAATCCGGTTAAGAGTCTTAAAGTTGATTAA
- a CDS encoding TonB-dependent receptor, protein MRISLVQLVIALWFMGTATAVDVRAQELLSKKISLQAQEQEVKKVLSLIEKQAGVRFIFSSKLIQSGRKISIQQSNQELSKVLNDFLVPLGLTYEVSGKNIVIRPSEVKSATDNAEASIMPDLIRSTEITIKGKITDSETKEPLPGVNILIKGTQSGTSTDATGSYTLSVPDANTVLVLSFVGYEPQEVKVGNRTEIDITLKTDQKSLEEVLVVGYGTVKKSDVTGSVSSVKSQELTAYPALGTVQALQGRAAGVQIQSNNGEPGSNFKVRIRGGTSINASSDPIYVVDGFVGGAIPPPEDIESIEILKDASATAIYGSRGANGVIMVTTKKGQSGKPRIEFNTSFSTQKEINRLDLLNASQFLDYVKEARPNVVSQGADTDWQDLIFRKGAIQNHQVSVAGGSDAVKYYVSGAYYDQKGVILNSDYNRFSITSNIDIQAAKRLKLGLNLFAQRVSRNQARTQEGSSGLTPGVTSSAFKFEPDQPIVGANGRFTVARLNDPIDNPYAIATQLQNESLNDRVQGNFYAEYSIWDDLKFRITLGATTNSGRTGEFTPTTLNDGRNVGGSATVRGNKSTLLLNENYLTYTKKIGTNHDISAMLGYSYQTSSSENWGGTGQSFITDAVSYWNLGGASVWQSPTSGLTEWQLASYYARLTYGLLDRYLFTANIRQDGSSNFSKNHKWATFPSGAFAWKLSSEPFMQNVTAINQWKWRVSYGLTGNQAIEPYQTMSRFSNVYTIINGVPVNAVRPTTVANDDLTWETTHQLNIGTDFSVLNNRLNITADYYRRVTKDLLFSVQLPQYSGYSNQLKNIGSVENKGFELTVNTRNLVGEFKWNTDINFSLNRNKVLSLPNGTDILYASGPGHLVGLGQTQILREGQPVGSFYGWIYDGVYQEGDNFIPGGGFETAAGGEKFRDIDGKKDGQLTGQPDGTLNSDDRTIIGNPHPKFIWGLTNDFSWKGLDLNVFFQASQGNDMLNYTLMELNLLSGINNATTEALNRWTPTNTNTNVPKAMAGRTRRVSTRWVEDGSFVRLKNIALGYNIPKPVLDKLHISKLRIYASAQNILTFTKYKGFDPEVNYSSDDNSTNSNRNLGLDYGSYPNAKSYTIGLNVGF, encoded by the coding sequence ATGCGGATAAGTTTGGTTCAGCTCGTCATTGCACTGTGGTTCATGGGAACGGCTACGGCTGTTGACGTGCGCGCCCAGGAGCTGCTGAGTAAGAAAATCAGTTTGCAGGCGCAGGAACAGGAAGTAAAAAAAGTGCTTAGCCTGATTGAAAAACAGGCCGGCGTGCGGTTTATTTTCAGTTCCAAGCTCATACAATCGGGCAGAAAGATCAGCATTCAGCAATCCAACCAGGAACTTTCGAAGGTGCTCAACGACTTTCTGGTTCCGCTTGGCCTTACTTATGAGGTTTCGGGAAAAAACATTGTGATTCGGCCTTCCGAGGTAAAATCTGCAACGGATAATGCTGAGGCGTCGATCATGCCGGATTTGATCCGGTCAACGGAAATTACGATTAAAGGAAAAATCACGGATTCTGAGACAAAGGAGCCGCTTCCGGGCGTGAACATTCTGATTAAAGGCACACAATCGGGAACCTCAACGGACGCAACGGGAAGTTATACATTGTCGGTGCCGGATGCGAACACCGTTCTCGTGCTGAGCTTTGTAGGTTATGAGCCGCAGGAAGTTAAAGTCGGCAATCGCACGGAAATTGACATTACGCTGAAAACCGATCAGAAATCACTGGAAGAAGTGCTTGTTGTGGGTTATGGAACTGTGAAAAAGAGTGATGTGACGGGTTCTGTTTCCTCTGTAAAATCGCAGGAACTGACTGCATATCCCGCATTAGGAACGGTTCAGGCATTGCAGGGACGTGCGGCAGGGGTTCAGATCCAGTCTAATAATGGTGAGCCGGGATCGAATTTTAAAGTGCGGATCAGGGGCGGAACTTCCATTAATGCCAGCAGTGATCCGATTTATGTTGTAGACGGTTTTGTAGGCGGCGCTATCCCGCCTCCGGAAGACATTGAATCTATCGAAATTCTTAAAGACGCCTCCGCGACAGCCATTTATGGTTCAAGAGGAGCCAATGGTGTAATTATGGTCACGACCAAAAAAGGGCAGTCGGGCAAGCCAAGAATCGAATTTAACACTTCGTTTTCTACACAAAAAGAAATTAACAGGCTCGACCTGCTGAATGCAAGCCAGTTTTTGGATTATGTAAAAGAGGCGAGACCTAATGTCGTCTCACAAGGCGCAGACACCGATTGGCAGGATCTAATTTTCCGTAAAGGCGCCATTCAGAATCACCAGGTTTCGGTTGCAGGCGGCAGCGATGCAGTTAAATATTATGTTTCAGGAGCATATTATGATCAAAAGGGCGTAATCCTGAACTCAGATTATAATCGTTTTTCGATCACCAGTAACATTGACATTCAGGCTGCAAAACGACTGAAACTGGGTCTTAACCTGTTTGCTCAGCGCGTTTCGCGTAACCAGGCCAGAACGCAGGAAGGATCGAGCGGACTGACGCCGGGGGTGACTTCTTCTGCATTCAAATTTGAACCGGATCAGCCGATTGTGGGAGCGAATGGCCGTTTTACAGTGGCCAGGCTAAACGACCCGATCGATAACCCGTATGCCATCGCAACCCAATTACAAAACGAGTCGCTGAATGACCGTGTGCAAGGCAACTTTTATGCAGAATACAGCATTTGGGACGATTTGAAATTCCGTATCACATTAGGCGCAACCACAAACAGCGGCAGAACCGGTGAATTCACACCCACGACGCTGAATGATGGGCGTAATGTGGGCGGTTCGGCGACTGTAAGAGGAAATAAAAGCACATTGCTGCTGAACGAGAACTATTTGACTTACACCAAAAAAATTGGCACAAACCATGACATTTCTGCCATGCTGGGTTATTCTTACCAAACATCTTCCAGCGAAAACTGGGGTGGGACAGGCCAATCCTTCATCACCGACGCGGTTTCTTACTGGAACCTGGGAGGCGCTTCTGTTTGGCAAAGTCCTACTTCGGGCCTTACGGAGTGGCAGCTGGCTTCCTACTATGCGAGGTTGACCTATGGTTTATTGGATCGCTATCTTTTCACAGCCAACATTCGTCAGGACGGTTCTTCCAATTTTAGTAAAAATCACAAATGGGCCACATTTCCTTCTGGCGCATTTGCATGGAAACTTTCGAGCGAACCATTTATGCAGAATGTCACTGCGATCAACCAATGGAAATGGCGCGTGAGTTATGGATTGACCGGAAACCAAGCCATTGAGCCATATCAAACCATGTCACGCTTTTCCAATGTTTACACGATTATCAATGGCGTTCCCGTGAATGCAGTGCGCCCTACAACGGTTGCCAATGACGATCTGACCTGGGAAACGACGCATCAACTGAACATAGGAACCGATTTCAGCGTGCTCAACAACCGCCTGAACATTACGGCCGACTATTATCGACGTGTTACAAAAGACCTGCTTTTCAGCGTGCAATTACCTCAGTATTCAGGTTATAGCAATCAGTTGAAAAACATTGGTTCGGTTGAAAACAAGGGTTTTGAATTGACGGTTAACACGCGAAATCTGGTAGGCGAATTCAAATGGAACACGGACATTAACTTCTCGCTCAACCGCAACAAGGTTTTGTCATTGCCGAATGGAACGGACATATTGTATGCTTCGGGGCCTGGACATTTGGTAGGATTGGGACAGACGCAAATCCTGCGTGAAGGCCAGCCTGTGGGATCTTTTTATGGCTGGATTTATGACGGCGTTTACCAGGAAGGTGACAACTTCATTCCGGGCGGTGGTTTTGAAACGGCTGCGGGGGGTGAGAAATTCAGGGATATTGATGGTAAAAAAGACGGTCAATTGACAGGCCAACCCGACGGAACGCTCAACAGCGACGACCGCACGATCATTGGCAATCCGCATCCAAAGTTCATCTGGGGATTAACCAATGATTTCAGCTGGAAAGGCCTTGACCTCAACGTTTTCTTCCAGGCGTCGCAAGGCAATGATATGCTGAACTATACGCTGATGGAACTGAACCTGCTGTCGGGAATCAATAATGCAACCACAGAAGCATTGAACCGCTGGACGCCTACAAACACCAATACAAATGTTCCAAAAGCAATGGCAGGACGCACACGTCGCGTATCAACGCGCTGGGTGGAAGATGGAAGTTTTGTTCGTTTGAAAAACATCGCACTGGGTTATAACATTCCAAAACCCGTGCTGGACAAGCTGCATATCAGCAAGTTACGTATTTATGCGAGTGCACAGAACATTCTGACATTTACAAAATACAAAGGTTTCGATCCGGAGGTAAATTATTCTTCGGATGATAACAGCACGAACAGTAATCGTAACCTGGGACTGGACTATGGCAGTTATCCAAATGCCAAATCCTACACCATTGGGCTGAATGTTGGTTTCTAA
- a CDS encoding FecR family protein — protein MDQYHNFTLEDFLWDPFFRNWVLKPTREDEEYWQNWLTANPEKTETVRSARELVLSIAPLQAPLSQSEKENAVRQIIGNIHNEEEPAETSSQIRIYQPLISIAAVLIVIAGLSWTFWSGNQKQQINYDELVSTAAAPLIEKTNQNENPLSIKLTDGSIVTLDPGSKVSYPANFEPGKREVYLSGKAFFDIAKDPSRPFFVYANEVITKVLGTSFTVRSYTNEKEVSVAVKTGRVAVFTRKDPEINEKKDSRELTGVVIEPNQQIVFVRESIKMTKSLIPSPELVDSNISLHNFEFDETPVSEVFSELQKAYGIEIIFDKNIMNECPITARLSEMKLYEKLDLVCKAVGASYELIDGRIIVEGKGCKNI, from the coding sequence ATGGATCAATACCATAATTTTACTTTGGAGGATTTTCTTTGGGACCCTTTTTTCCGGAATTGGGTGCTGAAACCGACCAGAGAAGATGAGGAATACTGGCAAAACTGGCTGACGGCGAATCCTGAAAAAACGGAAACAGTTCGTAGCGCCCGCGAGCTTGTGCTGTCCATTGCGCCTTTGCAGGCTCCTTTGTCACAATCTGAAAAAGAAAATGCGGTTCGCCAGATCATCGGCAACATTCACAACGAAGAAGAACCGGCTGAAACAAGTTCGCAAATTCGGATTTATCAGCCTTTGATTAGCATTGCGGCAGTGCTGATCGTCATAGCAGGACTAAGCTGGACGTTTTGGTCTGGCAACCAAAAGCAGCAGATCAACTACGACGAACTCGTTTCCACCGCTGCGGCCCCACTCATTGAAAAAACCAATCAGAACGAAAATCCCTTATCGATCAAACTCACCGATGGCAGCATTGTAACGCTGGATCCGGGCAGCAAAGTAAGCTATCCTGCGAATTTTGAACCGGGAAAAAGAGAGGTTTATCTTTCAGGGAAAGCGTTTTTCGACATAGCGAAGGATCCATCGCGGCCATTCTTTGTGTATGCCAATGAGGTTATTACCAAAGTTTTAGGCACAAGTTTCACCGTCCGCTCCTACACGAACGAAAAGGAAGTTTCGGTGGCTGTAAAAACAGGAAGAGTTGCTGTTTTTACACGAAAAGATCCTGAGATCAATGAGAAAAAGGATTCCAGGGAGTTAACCGGCGTTGTGATCGAGCCTAATCAGCAGATTGTTTTCGTCCGAGAGTCTATTAAAATGACTAAAAGCCTGATTCCCAGTCCCGAGCTAGTCGACAGCAATATCAGCCTTCATAATTTTGAATTTGATGAAACACCCGTTTCCGAAGTGTTTTCGGAACTTCAAAAAGCTTACGGCATTGAGATCATTTTTGACAAAAACATCATGAATGAATGTCCGATCACAGCCAGGCTCTCGGAAATGAAACTTTATGAGAAACTAGACCTTGTATGCAAGGCAGTTGGCGCCAGTTATGAGCTGATCGACGGCCGCATTATCGTAGAAGGGAAAGGCTGTAAAAATATTTGA
- a CDS encoding Panacea domain-containing protein, with amino-acid sequence MYSSVLIAGQFVNFGVKENNPVTQMKLQKMVFFAHGLHLALNNGDPLIREKFLAWKFGPVVPTIYQLYKKWGNSPIIEKTSITVNSQPLANFSELTPSAIEAINNTWEITKDVDAITLSNWSHAVNSPWDVTYKKVGENGVIDDNLIRNYFEQQIKSPIPAV; translated from the coding sequence ATGTATTCGTCTGTTCTAATAGCCGGGCAATTTGTAAACTTCGGCGTGAAGGAAAATAATCCTGTGACGCAGATGAAGTTGCAGAAAATGGTCTTTTTTGCGCACGGGCTGCATTTGGCATTAAATAATGGAGATCCGCTGATCCGGGAGAAATTCCTGGCGTGGAAATTCGGGCCGGTTGTGCCGACGATTTATCAGCTTTATAAAAAGTGGGGCAATTCGCCCATTATAGAGAAAACTTCGATTACTGTCAACTCACAGCCGCTGGCCAATTTTTCAGAACTGACTCCCTCGGCCATCGAAGCGATTAATAATACTTGGGAAATTACAAAAGACGTTGATGCCATCACATTATCAAACTGGTCCCACGCGGTGAATTCACCCTGGGATGTTACTTATAAGAAGGTCGGAGAGAATGGTGTAATTGACGATAACCTGATTAGAAATTATTTTGAGCAGCAAATCAAATCCCCAATCCCGGCTGTCTGA
- a CDS encoding RNA polymerase sigma factor — MRVFANSVQQDESDIALWREMLAGNVASFELLIDVTYDLLFQYGNKFCHDRELIKDCIQDVFLEIWEKKESLNHNIPPKAYLLASLRRRLHRMIQKNRMLFLDHLLPDEGFDIAFNAEHQFIQTEYDQQIASRITHMLNGLPKRQKEAIYLKFFQDMDRDEIAAIMEIHPQSVSNLLQTAFKFLKTQWRSIVSLFLLLRFIA; from the coding sequence ATGAGGGTCTTTGCAAACAGTGTTCAGCAAGACGAAAGCGATATTGCCCTGTGGCGTGAAATGCTGGCTGGGAATGTTGCGTCATTTGAATTGCTGATCGATGTTACTTATGATTTGTTGTTCCAATATGGCAACAAATTTTGCCACGACCGGGAGCTGATCAAAGACTGCATTCAGGATGTGTTTCTTGAAATATGGGAGAAAAAAGAGAGCCTTAATCATAACATTCCGCCCAAAGCTTACCTCCTCGCCTCGCTCCGCCGCCGTTTGCACCGGATGATCCAAAAGAACCGGATGCTGTTTCTGGACCATTTGCTGCCGGATGAAGGTTTTGACATTGCTTTCAATGCTGAACACCAGTTCATACAAACCGAATACGACCAGCAAATCGCTTCGCGCATTACGCACATGCTCAACGGATTGCCCAAAAGACAAAAAGAGGCAATTTATCTCAAATTTTTTCAGGATATGGACCGGGATGAGATCGCTGCCATAATGGAAATCCATCCTCAGTCAGTTTCTAATTTACTCCAAACCGCATTCAAATTCCTCAAAACTCAATGGCGGTCAATTGTTTCGCTGTTTCTTTTGCTCCGTTTTATCGCCTGA
- a CDS encoding RagB/SusD family nutrient uptake outer membrane protein, with amino-acid sequence MKHLTNRFLLFILTASFSLGCADLDEKPVGLLAPESLFRTSKDVETAVFGAYGWIATERLYGRQFVSALMLRSDMVDIGDRGTPAERQQVNDFNMDDNNNMVNQFWPAWYQMISAANAAISGGEQLGLPEAEINPLVAEARFIRAFAYFNLVQVFGDVPYIDYFISNPEAVKAISRTPAATVYGSIIADLEFAKQWLPEKQPSEVRSRASKGTAASYLASVHLTLGDYAKAYAEAKYVIDNKDKFGYALEADFQTLFVAPQAPNMKEHIFDIDFLGLKSGEGGANDDIMAPMTGIRGGDAPRSGWSVLVPSMNVFNTWDNRDYRKEVSFDDSLLIGGKLVPYTEFPNTKRPHIAKYARFAGTSNSEGRYSDHNYAAMRYAEILLIAAEASVEVNGPNAEALTYINEIRARARNWAGKPTTFPANVAAGLSKTALIDLIMEERRIELAFEYKRWFDIKRRKLGEAVFLGPKSLEPHTSFNPARDYLMPIPRVELQVNPNLGPQNPGY; translated from the coding sequence ATGAAGCATTTAACAAATAGATTTTTACTTTTCATCCTTACCGCAAGCTTCTCACTGGGCTGCGCCGACCTGGACGAAAAACCGGTGGGCTTACTTGCGCCCGAATCATTGTTCCGAACTTCGAAAGACGTTGAAACAGCCGTTTTTGGCGCTTATGGCTGGATTGCGACTGAGCGTCTTTACGGGCGGCAATTTGTTTCCGCATTAATGCTGCGCAGCGATATGGTGGACATTGGCGACCGCGGAACGCCGGCTGAGCGGCAGCAGGTGAATGATTTCAATATGGATGATAACAACAACATGGTCAACCAGTTCTGGCCAGCTTGGTATCAGATGATCAGTGCTGCCAATGCGGCTATTTCGGGCGGAGAACAACTTGGATTGCCTGAGGCTGAGATCAATCCGCTTGTGGCGGAAGCCCGTTTCATTCGTGCATTTGCGTATTTCAACCTGGTGCAGGTTTTCGGCGACGTTCCTTACATTGATTATTTCATCAGTAACCCGGAAGCTGTAAAAGCTATTTCCAGAACGCCAGCGGCTACGGTTTACGGAAGCATTATCGCCGATCTGGAATTTGCCAAACAATGGTTACCCGAAAAACAGCCTTCCGAAGTAAGGAGCCGCGCTTCCAAAGGAACGGCTGCTTCCTATCTGGCATCGGTGCATTTGACGTTGGGCGATTATGCAAAAGCTTACGCAGAAGCCAAATATGTGATTGATAACAAAGACAAATTCGGTTATGCACTTGAAGCTGATTTCCAGACATTATTCGTTGCGCCACAAGCGCCAAACATGAAAGAGCACATTTTCGACATCGACTTTCTGGGCTTAAAAAGTGGTGAAGGCGGTGCAAATGACGACATTATGGCGCCTATGACGGGCATACGCGGGGGCGATGCGCCGCGCAGCGGATGGAGCGTGCTCGTGCCTTCAATGAATGTTTTCAACACCTGGGACAACCGCGATTACCGCAAAGAAGTAAGCTTTGACGACTCGCTCCTTATCGGCGGCAAGCTAGTTCCCTACACCGAATTTCCAAACACAAAAAGGCCGCATATTGCCAAATACGCTCGTTTTGCAGGAACATCTAACTCGGAAGGACGTTACTCAGACCACAACTATGCCGCAATGCGCTATGCAGAAATTTTGCTGATCGCAGCAGAGGCCTCCGTGGAAGTAAACGGCCCGAATGCAGAGGCACTGACCTACATCAACGAAATCCGCGCAAGGGCCAGAAACTGGGCGGGCAAGCCAACAACTTTCCCAGCCAATGTAGCCGCAGGACTAAGCAAAACCGCATTAATCGACCTCATCATGGAAGAAAGACGCATTGAGCTAGCCTTCGAATACAAACGCTGGTTCGACATCAAGCGCCGCAAGCTGGGTGAAGCCGTATTTCTTGGCCCAAAATCCCTGGAACCACATACAAGCTTTAACCCAGCAAGGGATTACCTGATGCCGATTCCACGTGTGGAATTGCAGGTGAACCCGAATTTAGGGCCGCAGAATCCGGGATATTGA